GTGTAGATACCTCTACCAAATTACTAGAGCAACATTGGGATTATATATTCTTTACAGGCAGTGTCGCAGTTGGTAAAATAGTAGCTAAGGCTGCTGCACCAAATTTAACTCCTGTTACATTAGAGTTGGGTGGAAAAAACCCTTGTATAATTGATAATTCAGCAAATATAAAGCTAGCAGCAAAACGTATTGTTTGGGGTAAATTTGTAAATGCAGGTCAAACGTGTATTGCACCAGATTATGTTTTAATACATGATAGTAAAAAAGAAGCTTTTTATAAAGCTATGCAGCATGAAATACAATTAGCATACTCCTCTACTCCAAAACAATCTAAAGATTTTGCGCGAATTATAAATGCCAAAAACTTTGAGCGTTTAGCAAAAATGTTAGTTAATCAAAAGTGCATTATTGGCGGACAAACTGATGCTTCTGATTTGTACATTGCGCCAACTATTATTGATGAGCCACAGCTTGATAGCGAAGTGATGAAAGATGAGATTTTTGGTCCGATTCTTCCTGTGATTTCTTATCAAAAAGATTCGGAATTAGACACTATTATCATGTCATACAATAAACCTTTAAGCTTATACGTATTTGGCTCAAATTCCGCGAAAGCGAAACAATTAATACAAAAATTCTCGTTTGGAGGAGGATGCATTAATGATACCATTGTACATTTTGCTAATCATAGATTACCGTTTGGAGGTGTAGGTAATAGTGGACTTGGTGCTTATCATGGACAGTACACCTTTGACACGTTTAGTCATAAAAAGGGTGTTGTTAAAAAAGCTAATTGGTTGGATATACCTGTACGTTATGCACCTTATAAGAATAAGTTAAACTTTGTTAGAAAGGCTTTAAAATGGCTATAAAAGCAGTCTATTAAGCTTGTTTTATTAAGGGATACTCTAATTGCAACTTAACACCACTTCCTGGTTTTGAAGTTAAATTGTAGTTGGTATTAATAAGTTGGGCACGACTTTTCATGTTTAATAAACCTGATCCTTCTTGTACTGTATTTATATCAAATCCTTTACCATCATCTGTTGCTACTAAAATTAATTTATCTGCCAGATAATTTAAGGTTACTGTCAAGTTTTTTGCTTCAGAATATTTAACTGTATTGGAAAAAAACTCTTGTAAAATTCTGAATATAATAATCTCGTGCTTTTTATCATTAAAAGGAACTACTATCCCTTTTACTTGTAATTCTGCAGAAGCAAATTTCATTTTTTTAAGTCGGTTTAACTCATTGGTAATGGACTGTTCAAAACCAATATTTAGTATCACCTCATTATTTAACGATCGTGATAACATCCTAACTTCTTTTAAACTCTGTTTTACAAAATCTGAGGCTTCAGCAAAGTTTTCGTTTCCGTCAACATTTAATTTAGTTTTAAGGATATTAAGTTGCATGCTAGCTGCTGCTAACAACTGACCTACGTTATCGTGAAGCTCCCAACCAATATTTTTTAGGGTTTGCTCTTGTATTTCGGTTTGTGCATTTGATAGCTCTAAATCAAAAGCGCGTTGTTGTAAAATTTTATCTAACAGTAGTGTGTTTTTTCTTTTTTGAAATACTATAAAAAACAATACTACCAAGGTGGTTACCACAATAAGCACACCAATCATATAAATTAGCAAATAACGTTCTGACTGTGTAGAGGTTGCCTGTGTTTGTATAAAATTTAAAGTATTAATCATTTAATTTTTTTGAGGTTTAGAAGCTATTAGACCCAATACAAAACAAGTATACATAAATATATTAGCAAATAGAAATACGCGACGTTTTAAATTTGCAAAATCCCAGTCTGCAGTGGTATTATAACTTTCGTAAAAAATAATTGGAGTTGTTACTAGCCACCATAAAAACAACCCAAAAGTAGCGTACACGCTAAATGATTTTGAAATATTTAAAAGGTCGTCACTTTTAAGTAATTCTAAACAAAAAAGCGTTACACATATAAAAATTATTGAGGCGTCTAAAATAAAATAAAACGTATGATGCGCATTAAAAAAGGCGTCGTAATTAAAGACTACATGTATAGTAAAAATTAAAACATATAATAAGCTTATATATTTAATCGTAGTCTTAAACATCTTGATTTTAAACAAATTATAATAGTAAAACAAGATAAAAACGACACTTCCAAATAACCAAAACACATTATACCATAGACGGGTTGTTACCCCTAACTGTCTTACAAATTGCACTATTGCGTTGGCTTTAAGATAAGTTAAGATACATCCCACAAACTCGACAAAAACTATGTAAGCTAAAAAAAATATAAAAATCTTTGTTGCTTTACTTTTATGCTTTTTAAATAAAATAACGCCTGTTATAAACGCAATTAATTCAAAAAAATACACAATAAAATTAAAATGTTTGGTTATAAAATCTATCATCTAATCGTTTTCATGAGGCCTTGAAATTAATAATCCAAAAGTAAAAGTTAAGTACATCATGATATTTGAAAACAAAAATATTTGCCATTTTAAGATTACAAAATTCCAATCTTCATCAGAATTGTAAATACCGTAAAAAATAACTGGAGTTGTAATTAACCACCAAAAAAGCAACGCTATACTAATATAAAAGTCTAATATTTTATAAAACCTAAGCATTTTATCACTTTGTAACAACTCGATAAAATAGCACGTTGTAAATGTTATAATAGAAAAAGCAGCTAACACACTTATTAAAGGTAAAAAGCCATTAAAAAACTGAGCTGTATTACATGCTATATAGATTATTGAAATTACTAAACTTAATATACCTACTGCCAATACTATAATTTTATGTGTTTTGTTTTTTAAAATCTTATGATAATAAAACATATAAAACACTATGCTTCCTAAAATGTAAAAAATTGTAAACAGCCAATAATTATATCTAAATACAGAATTTTGTACAGTAGTTAACCACTCAAACGTATTGTAAAATGAAGGATATTCTCCTAACAGGTCAATAACAAAAACATAGAATAGAAAATATATAAAATACTTACCAGAAGTTAACTTGTATTTTTTATAGCATAATAAAGCAATAAGCACAGCCAATAACTCTATACTGTGGGTTATTAAACTATAATTTTGTTTCAAAAATGTTTCCACAATACGGAAT
The genomic region above belongs to Olleya sp. Hel_I_94 and contains:
- a CDS encoding aldehyde dehydrogenase gives rise to the protein MIPELLNNQKAYFKTGKTLSVPYRKTLLKSLLNQLKTREQEIIDALYNDFKKPEFESVLTETAIVIQDLKHTIKKLNKWAKPKRVLPALLNFPSTDYLYAEPYGSVLIIAPWNYPYQLALAPLVGAIAAGNTAILKPSELTPHTSVLINDIINTVFNPEHVAVVQGGVDTSTKLLEQHWDYIFFTGSVAVGKIVAKAAAPNLTPVTLELGGKNPCIIDNSANIKLAAKRIVWGKFVNAGQTCIAPDYVLIHDSKKEAFYKAMQHEIQLAYSSTPKQSKDFARIINAKNFERLAKMLVNQKCIIGGQTDASDLYIAPTIIDEPQLDSEVMKDEIFGPILPVISYQKDSELDTIIMSYNKPLSLYVFGSNSAKAKQLIQKFSFGGGCINDTIVHFANHRLPFGGVGNSGLGAYHGQYTFDTFSHKKGVVKKANWLDIPVRYAPYKNKLNFVRKALKWL
- a CDS encoding sensor histidine kinase, coding for MINTLNFIQTQATSTQSERYLLIYMIGVLIVVTTLVVLFFIVFQKRKNTLLLDKILQQRAFDLELSNAQTEIQEQTLKNIGWELHDNVGQLLAAASMQLNILKTKLNVDGNENFAEASDFVKQSLKEVRMLSRSLNNEVILNIGFEQSITNELNRLKKMKFASAELQVKGIVVPFNDKKHEIIIFRILQEFFSNTVKYSEAKNLTVTLNYLADKLILVATDDGKGFDINTVQEGSGLLNMKSRAQLINTNYNLTSKPGSGVKLQLEYPLIKQA